In the genome of Streptomyces sp. SAI-127, the window CGGCGTGCGCCGCCGTACAGGTCGCTGTTGCCGGTGCCCGGTAGGTGGGTGCGGGTCTGGCCGGTGCCGCCGTAACCGCCGGAGCCCTCCTGGTCGTCTCCGAGACTCATGCCGCTCACGTCCCCTCGACGTCGTACGAAAACGCGTAGGAGTACGACGGTAGCCGCGCTGGTTTCCGCGCGGGTGCGGTGTGGTGACTCGACATCAGGGAACGCAACCTCAGCCGGTGGGCACTGCGGACGGGTGGGTTGGAGGGGCTGTACCGGACGCGGCGGCTATACGGCCATGCCGTACACGATGGTGAAGAGCGTGCCCAGGGAGCCGATGATGAAGACTCCCGTCAGCCCCGCGATGATGAGGCCCTTGCCCTGTTCCGCGCTGAAGGTGTCCCGCAGTGCGGTGGCGCCGATGCGCTGTTTGGCGGCGCCCCAGATGGCGATGCCGAGGCAGAGCAGGATGGCGACCGCCATGACGACCTGGATCATCGTCTTCGCCTCGGTCCCCAGTGCCCCGAAGGGGCCCCAGTCCGGAGCGATCCCGCCGATGATGGTGTTGATGTCTCCCTTGTCGGCCGCAAAGAGCATGTAAGTCACCGCCCCTGGTGGGTAGTTCCGTCTCCCCTGCGTGTGCGCAGAGGTCAGGCCTCATTGTCGCCGACAATTCCGCCGTCGTATGTCGACTTGGCGGCATTGGTTGGCGGGTTTCGTACGAATGACTGTCTGGTCACTCTGTGTATCACGGCAGGTCACGCCGGGCAATGAGGCCTGAGCGGAACCTGTCCTGTGGTTCCGTCGTTGACCCCTCTTACGACCTGCGGCGCTTGTGGCACCGATGTTCTGCGGGTGAAGGCTAACCGGAGGCCCACCGGCATGGCGAACGGGCCGCGGTAGGGGAGCCCGCGGCCCGTTCGTTGACGGAGAGTCAGCTGGTGAAGGCGCTTACTCCGTTCGGGGTGCCCCACCCGGTCGGGCCGTCGTAGCCCGAGGTGGCGGTGCAGAAGTAGCTCGTCGAGCAGCTGCCGTTGTTGCCCGATGTCACGTCGTTGAGGGAGGACGTGTGCTTGTAGGGGTACTGGGCCGGGTAGTCGCTGCTGCCGGGCGTACCGGCCAGTGCGTAGACGGCCGCGATGATCGGTGACGAGGCGCTGGTGCCGCCGAACGTGTACCAGCCGGCGGTGATGCCGTAGGAGTCGTAGACGGAGACGCCGGTGGCCGGGTCGGCCACGGCGGAAACGTCCGAAATCATGCGCTTGGTGCAGCCGGTGTCGGTCTGCCAGCTCGGCTTGGCGTCATAGGACGAGCAGCCCGAGCCCGTGCCCTCGGTGCTGCTGGTGTTCCAGACGGTCTCGCTCCAGCCGCGGGTGCTGGAGGAGGTGGAGAGCGCGGTGCCGCCCACCGACGTCACGTACTTGGAGGCGGCCGGGTACTCGGCGCCGTAACCCCCGTCACCGGCGGAGACGGTGATGGCCACACCGGGGTGGTTGAAGTACGAGGAGTCGTAGGTGGTGTCCGCGGAGGACTCGGAGCCGCCGTAGGAGTTGGAGACGAACTTCGCGCCCAGCGTGACGGCCTCGTTCACCGCGGTGCCCAGGTTCGTCATGGTGGCCGACTTGGCCTCGACGAGGAGGATCTTGGCGTTGGGGGCGATGGCGGAGACCATGTCGAGGTCGAGGGAGATCTCCTCGGACCAGCCGGCGTCGCTGCGGGGCAGGGAGGTCGTGGAGCCGGTCTGGGAGACCTTCTTGAAGCAGCCGTTGGCGGTGGTGCAGGCCGGCAGGCCGTAGTACGAGCGGTACTTGGCGAGGTCCGCCTCGGCGTTCGGGTCGTTGTAGGCGTCGACGATGGCGATGGTCTCGCCGGAGCCGTTGGAGGCGGACGCGGCGGTCAGGCCGTACGCCGACTGGAGGTCGCTCGGGCCGTAGCCGGAGGGGGTGGCGGCCTTCGGGGTGATGCCCCGGGCCTTCTGGAAGGCGGTGGTGCCGCCCGTCACACGGAGGGAGTCGCAGGCGAGTTCGCCGGCCTTCTTGGGGGTGGCGCAGGGGGTCGCGGCCCAGGTGACCTTGGACGAGGTCGTCGCGTCCGCGTGGACCGCGGTGCCGAAACCGGCGAGGACGAGGGCGGCGGTGACGGCCGTGGCGGAGCCGACGCGGTGCCATCTCAGGCGTGTGTGGGGGAAGTTGGAACGCAAGGTGCAGCCTCCTGATGGTGAGGGAACAGGGGCGGTGCGGGTGCGTGCCGTCGGTACGGTTTCCCCGGCGGCGGGCGGCGGCCTGTGACGACGGTCCACCTTGTTCCGTACGCGACAACAGAGAATGGCTGGAATTCTGACCTTCGCCATACCGAAAGTTGTCCCGGGCTTACTCGTGCATGGCCGCCCGATGGACTGTGGGCGGTGGTGACTTGACTCGGGTGGACATGGCGAACGGGCCGCGACCGGATGTCGCGGCCCGTTGCCGTTGTGCCGCCGAGGGAACCCCACGTCCCCCTCAAGGGCGGCGCCCCCGTGACCCGACGGGGACACTCGTGGACCGGATCAGCCAGTGAAGGCGCCCAGGCCTTCCGGGGTACCGAGACCGGTGGGGCCGTCGTAGCCCGACCTGGCGGTGCAGAAGTAGCTCGTGGAGCAGGTGCCGTTGTTGCCGGAGGTCACGTCGTTGAGGGCGGAGGTGTCCAGGTAGGGGTACTGGGCCGGGTAGTCGCTGCTGCCCGGGGTGCCCGCGAGGGCGTACACCGACGCGATGATGGGGGACGAGGCGCTGGTGCCGCCGTAGGTGTTCCAGCCCGTGCCGTCCGCGCCGTAGGAGTCGTAGACGGAGACGCCGGTCGCCGGGTCGGCGACGGCCGAGACGTCGGCGATCATGCGCTTGGTGCAGCCGGTGTCGGTCTGCCAGCTCGGCTTGGCGTCATAGGACGAGCAGCCCGAACCCGTGCCCTCGGTGGAGCTGGTCTTC includes:
- a CDS encoding S53 family peptidase — its product is MRSNFPHTRLRWHRVGSATAVTAALVLAGFGTAVHADATTSSKVTWAATPCATPKKAGELACDSLRVTGGTTAFQKARGITPKAATPSGYGPSDLQSAYGLTAASASNGSGETIAIVDAYNDPNAEADLAKYRSYYGLPACTTANGCFKKVSQTGSTTSLPRSDAGWSEEISLDLDMVSAIAPNAKILLVEAKSATMTNLGTAVNEAVTLGAKFVSNSYGGSESSADTTYDSSYFNHPGVAITVSAGDGGYGAEYPAASKYVTSVGGTALSTSSSTRGWSETVWNTSSTEGTGSGCSSYDAKPSWQTDTGCTKRMISDVSAVADPATGVSVYDSYGITAGWYTFGGTSASSPIIAAVYALAGTPGSSDYPAQYPYKHTSSLNDVTSGNNGSCSTSYFCTATSGYDGPTGWGTPNGVSAFTS